Proteins encoded by one window of Dreissena polymorpha isolate Duluth1 chromosome 11, UMN_Dpol_1.0, whole genome shotgun sequence:
- the LOC127851401 gene encoding uncharacterized protein LOC127851401: protein MLIRRFRNQHAVLLAIVVIGTICMVLFMSPQPLRQETEYPLDEWVRTPTIDCHGHFRAYGHEFAWLQYSHILSNTTFSVPCDSKVPAYNFRYSIEGPLQMWMGNLMPYPTTYITDQDSNYVTAPTFVIKRIEAHNLYHTLCEWMNVFLVSKVMKLNASLVDIVWMDDRPPSPLDDTWTVLFDNVYIYKTDENLVYKNLIWNIIGYNSPINFHNLPAAPYFEDFRDFFLKAYGVSDEKRLDCNKLKITVILRKDYMTHPERKDLFNGLVHRKFKNEDEIVDNVKSVFTQATVETVILEQMSMFDQLKVMTQTDVLIGMHGAGMSHVMFLPAHAVVFEIFPQYWGFLRHFKAFARWRGVKYFGSKNEDLKNEFDGFYTYIPSSVVREHCQKILKWRCMW from the coding sequence ATGCTGATCCGACGATTCCGAAACCAGCACGCGGTCTTGCTTGCAATAGTTGTCATCGGGACCATCTGCATGGTCCTGTTCATGTCACCTCAGCCTCTGAGGCAAGAAACTGAGTACCCGTTGGATGAGTGGGTCCGAACTCCGACCATCGATTGCCATGGACACTTCCGGGCATACGGCCACGAATTCGCATGGTTGCAATATTCGCATATATTGAGCAATACCACGTTCAGTGTTCCGTGTGATAGCAAAGTACCCGCGTATAACTTTCGATATTCCATCGAGGGTCCACTACAAATGTGGATGGGAAACCTTATGCCATACCCAACCACATATATCACCGATCAGGACAGTAATTATGTGACCGCGCCTACATTCGTTATAAAGCGAATCGAGGCACATAATCTCTACCATACACTCTGTGAGTGGATGAACGTGTTCTTGGTCTCCAAGGTGATGAAACTGAACGCCAGTCTCGTGGATATCGTGTGGATGGACGACAGACCGCCAAGTCCACTTGACGACACGTGGACTGTTCTGTTCGATAATGTCTACATATATAAGACAGACGAAAACTTGGTCTATAAAAACTTGATATGGAATATCATAGGTTACAATAGTCCAATCAACTTCCATAATTTGCCAGCGGCGCCTTATTTTGAAGATTTCCGAGATTTTTTCCTTAAAGCGTATGGAGTGTCTGACGAAAAACGTTTGGattgcaataaattaaaaataacggtGATTCTGCGGAAGGACTATATGACGCACCCAGAAAGAAAGGACCTATTTAATGGATTAGTACATCGAAAATTTAAAAACGAGGACGAAATTGTAGACAATGTTAAATCCGTGTTTACACAAGCAACAGTGGAGACGGTTATTCTAGAACAAATGTCAATGTTTGACCAGTTGAAAGTCATGACCCAGACTGATGTTCTTATAGGCATGCACGGGGCGGGCATGAGTCACGTGATGTTTCTACCAGCGCACGCGGTTGTGTTCGAAATATTTCCGCAATATTGGGGTTTTCTTCGACACTTTAAGGCGTTCGCTCGGTGGCGAGGTGTTAAGTATTTCGGATCGAAAAACGAAGACCTAAAGAATGAATTTGACGGGTTTTATACTTATATACCCTCTTCAGTTGTCAGAGAGCATTGTCAAAAGATTCTTAAGTGGAGATGCATGTGGTAA
- the LOC127849750 gene encoding uncharacterized protein LOC127849750, with protein MTGNPYAYLMNTPTFPGHGFIPPSTPSPMPSSDVLSAILDRLNAVDKKLSQLDQIQQTVSSIVSRIDKMEQRITNFESRIKDVEKSCDFSGSAIENLTKKMTEYDSILKSTNNLQSRECSVNLKDSKLQAEITDLKCRSMRENLLFFQIPEEKDEQCKKKILEFIETKLHVQNAKSEVKLHRAHRVGRYQPNKVRPIVAKFAYYPDRERVRKESKQLKGTPFGISEQYPKEVMDVRRRLIPIMKKARAEGKEAFLKIDKLYINKQVYVE; from the coding sequence ATGACTGGTAATCCGTACGCTTACCTGATGAACACACCCACTTTCCCTGGACATGGGTTTATACCCCCATCGACGCCATCGCCAATGCCAAGCTCAGACGTATTGTCCGCAATTTTGGATAGATTGAATGCAGTAGACAAGAAACTCTCGCAACTTGATCAGATACAACAAACAGTGTCCAGCATAGTTTCTCGAATAGATAAAATGGAGCAACGGATAACCAATTTTGAAAGCCGCATCAAGGACGTTGAAAAATCGTGTGATTTTAGTGGCAGTGCGATTGAAAATCTAACAAAAAAGATGACTGAGTATGACTCAATATTAAAATCAACTAACAACTTACAAAGTCGGGAGTGTTCAGTGAACTTGAAAGATTCAAAATTACAGGCAGAAATAACGGACCTCAAGTGCAGGAGTATGCGCGAAAATTTGCTTTTCTTCCAAATTCCTGAGGAGAAAGACGAGCAATGCAAGAAGAAGATATTGGAATTCATTGAAACCAAACTTCACGTGCAAAACGCTAAATCCGAGGTAAAGTTGCATAGGGCACATCGTGTAGGCCGATACCAGCCAAATAAAGTGCGCCCCATTGTCGCCAAGTTCGCGTATTACCCGGACAGGGAGAGAGTCCGAAAGGAGTCAAAGCAGCTTAAAGGTACCCCGTTCGGAATATCCGAACAATATCCAAAGGAGGTAATGGATGTTCGTCGAAGGCTGATACCAATTATGAAAAAGGCACGAGCCGAGGGCAAGGAGGCGTTCCTTAAAATTGACAAACTATACATTAACAAACAAGTGTATGTGGAATAG